taatgcAAGATGTATTCGATAATTTCTGATTTTATTTTCTGGGCAACAGtttctaaaaatctatgaaAAAGTTAAAACGCATGATATCATACTCCTAATGAGACAAAAATACAGAGGTTACAATGTAGTACAAAACAATGGGTAGTAATTCTTTTGAATAAAGTAGAGAACACATGATTTGGGAGATAAGACAAAATGCAATCAATAATGGACAGAATCTGGTGGTAATTTCAATTAAAACTGAGAAAGAAGAATTGAATAAGAAGAAATTGAATCGTtacaaatgtttatatatagagagaatGATACTATTTGTATAATTCAATTGAATTATTTCtcttatatagtttaatataatagTACAGTATAAAAATGGGAATTAAAAATTCATCATATCCTTATgaatattataagaaaaacgaagaaaattgtgaaaatataaGGTTCTAACCTATTACTCGGAGTTTAATCAAAATTATACTAAAGAGTTTAATTAAAACTAGATCTTGatgattattttcattttatacatatatgaatatttGATTCACATGATTAGTGGTATATAATTTTAAGATTTACCATATTACtaatagtttaatataatattttcaaacacaacaattttatagtttgcatgtagtaatttaatttattatcccttatacattaaaagagaagcattataataaatgcattcacactataatagacatGTTGCAGTCTCACAataatttgataataagtatgctaacgcgttcacactatatttataaatgtgttcacactatgtactttgcgtttttttaaatataaaactcacatatatggttccaataaaactctggatttttcggttcgaataaaaatagataatgatcaaaagccaaactatatatatatatatatattatttttattgtttacggataaagttgagcaaaatattcataaattttaattcgattcgttatccgttttgattggaaccaaaaaatcaagacatccgtaactctacgaaacaaatcaaatactaaaatacaatatccaaaaaaaaagtaaatcacaaataccaatatttttggGAACATATATCCAATtcgatctgttatatgcatatatatatacacatatatgtaaagaattatatatatgttatatatattatactttatatcagttttataatattttatgaattaaatttattatattaggtactagaatttaaaaagttaaataatgttttacttttgtaataaaattttattattaaagctttcaattatttttaaaattttattttatttacggatcaaatcagatattctttaaaattctaaacatttcggatatccgagtcactgaatatctaggtggctaaagatcgaatcgacacAAATGCTTCCAAATACCCAGATATTCGATATGTGCTCACCCCTATTTACGgatactattttattttcattatatgtaaaaaatgactaatgtcaagaccttttttattttaaattaattttaattttatctttcatgtattattttgaacaaaaatgtcatttaatattaagtaacaatatctttatatatttgtcaactatttttatatactttttacatacacatatatgtgcaccttgatgtgaacaccttgtaactaagtattcaccacaactgaagtatctaattgttttgaaagttgaaataatttttcttaatgcttttttcactaccgaccaaattgtagtgaaatgatttattttaataattttcttttcttttttttaaactattatctgtttagaaactataatatgaaactattggttcgacatgacgactatctaaaattcataacatgaaaataaataaataagattaatttttggtttttaccggaaaaaccaaaaaatcaaacattttaaccgaataaactaaaatgaatattaatttaaaataatagttatattttagaagattaaaaaccaaaaaaaaaatttaaaactgaaccaatagccagattaaacagatttaatgtttttttattaaaataatgaaactaataatcatatcccgcgcaaggcgcggttTATTACCTAGTTTCAAATTATTAGTGATATCTCTCTAATTAAAACATGAACAGtaactaaaattttacattATGTGATATTTTACTACAAATTCTGttcaatttaatattaactTAGATATTAATTTTCGTAAGATCATACTTGTATTTTAGGTTTTCGTCATATATGTATGTAAATCGAATTATATGTTTGAATTAAATCTTTGACTAAATAACCAATATTAAGTGTAATTTATAAGTGTAAAATATTAAgtgtaatttataaaatatatctcGGATAACCAATATTAGCATCTCTCCTCAGGAAAAGCTGAAATGAAGGTCATCACGGGTTTTTATTGTCCAAATCCGGCCCATCCCACGCCAAGCCAATACCCGCTCAAGTCAAGTCCATTCCTGCGTGGTCAGCAAAAAATTTAGGTCTGAATCAAGCAAAAATTTAAGTCCATCCCAAACCCACCCCGCACCAAGCTTTATTGAGCCAGGCCCGCGGGCAAGTCTTCAAATTGCCATCTCTTCTCTTATTGTCTTCCAACTTAAATCGTTTTCTAACTTTTATATTCGTTGTATTGCTCTTTGATAAACTCCAGTAAATTGAAAAGAAATTTCAGGAATATAAGTCGCTAACTCTTTATTTCCCGTAAAGTGTTAAATCCCCAAGTGTAAATTTAAATGAGATATCACTCACTCATTAAATGATACTAGGATtaaacccgccctacgggcggatgaaaaatttcaaaaacaactaaaaatattttaatttttagtatatatttaaatataggtttttatataagtgttttgtatttttttgcaTTAATATTTAATGCTGcagaatattataataattagatattatgttttatattgtgGAAAGAGTTACAAATGAATATTTGATTATGATATACGATTTATTCATTATTCACTTTTCAAACTGAAaagtattttgttttgttacttactttccattttattatatatatctgACGATCTACACAGAATACATCCTATGATGTTTCACGTCTCTTTGAtctgattaaaaataaagatggaagATGATCAGTGATGGTGAGCATTGCGGATTATGGTGATTATCTTTACGCACAATTACGATTAGCTTAGTAGGAGGCTGACACAACACCTACAAACTTTTTGACCTACAACATATTCTATTTGGAATAAACATATATGAATATGTGGGTTTTTTTTGTCGCAATAATATGTGCTTTTAGCAAGTTACATATCATTCATCTAAGTAGTAAAAAGAATGCCAAATTTTGAGAAACTATGTAAGCTATGTATCAACCAGACAATTTGGAGATAATAgatgtaagaaaaaaaagtgtGGTTTTACAccaaacataacaaaaaaaattatgtggcACATTAGCTTTTGACGTACACATTTTTTTGGGTCTATACCATGGAGCTTCGAGTTACGATTTCAGAACCTTGTAGCCAGAGTTTACTCAGAAGAAGCATATGACAATGGTTCCATCAAGGTTTTGCCGATGAGGTATCTCAACTCGATCTCACCGGAGAATCTTGTTCTTTTAATGTAAAGAACACATACAAAGAAGAAAAGTTGGATTGTATTAGCTTTACTAAGTTTAACACTGATACATTTGGTATTTGGCACAATAGCAGCACAGCAAGTCATCTGACACTGTAAGAGAACTGACCAATTCCCAATTGCTGATATCTTCAGAGGTCCATGAGCTTTCATAAATGACTGCAGGAAGTCATCGAGAAGCCAACTTGATTTGTCATGTGCGATTCCAATTATGTGAAAGATACAATCACCTCCGACCAACAACTCCCATCTAAGCAACTGGCAGAAGCTTAGTAGACGGCTGAACAACTTCACAACCTTAGCCAGAAGGCTTTTCAGTGCTAGTGGCGGGTTACGGGTATATCACGTCTAACAAAGGAAAACCCATCcctatcatcttcttcaaggTTACTGCCCCTTTAATCTAAATAAGGTGAAGAAAATGAACATCTAAGAATGTACATATCCTGCAGGAGTACGTATCAGTGTACCAGTTTACATGCCCCAAACTTATGGAGAGTTTTCCCATGTACGATTTTAGAGACAATGATGGTTCTTGAAGTACTCCTTCTCGAGTGTGGTTGGATATCAGGTGGAAGGTCGAGGACGTCAAGTCCTTTTCTACACGCCAGATCACACACAGTTTGTGTTCTATTGTGCCTGCACACAGTTACACCAAGTCGTTACAAACGGTGAAAGTCACTGACACATGGCTTTTAGAAATGGTCACTGAAACATCAAAAAATACAGGGTATTGATGCCGTTTCTGGATTTGGGATGATGCTTATACCaatcttatcaaaaaaaaaattgctttaaACATGAGTCCTGCTTTAGTTTCCATTTGCTAATCAACTGCAATTGTTCATTATATGGTTAACTGAAACAATTTAGATGGTGCAGAGATAcaaagtataagaaaaataatttttttttgatgaatgctGACCTTACAGATTTTTAAGCTGAGACCAGTTGCCAATACACTCTGAGATGGTTCCCTAGAAGTGATTGTCACTTACCCTTCTGCAgttgaaacacacaaaaacagTTTAGGACTATTAAATTTACCTTCTTGGACTACTTATAGGTTTTCTTGACGACCTCGTCGTTAACTGATGTGAGAATTCATAAGTTTCAAAGAAGTTCATACTACAGAAAAACAAAGTATACATAAGGTCAAGAAGAATTCAACAGGAAagcttaaaagttaaaacaaaaaaaaaagggttagcTCAAACTAATATATTACAACTCTAAAAATTACTCCACTGCATCCaatcaagaaaaaatattcaaatttacaCACACAGAATCAATATTCTTATGAGGGATAATATTGATCTCACGGAACTGTACTTGATTCTGACTATGGTCATGGGTGGTGTCAGTGGAGCTCTGACATGATCGGAACACGGGTTATGCTTCAAAACCAACAATCGTTCTGATCTTATATCCATGCCTAACTCCCTGCTTAAATAGAAGGGTGATTATGTGGATGAAAAACAATGCTATGATTTTGCTGTTTTTTAAGAATTAAGGTAACATCAATGAATCACGCAAAAAGAATCGAAGGAACAATTTTGAGCAGAGTAAAATAATGAATATGAAGAGAGTAGACACAAACCTTGATTGTTATAATACATGACGATGGGAGACCTTTCCGTGGAGACAGAAGACTTTCGTGGATTTAGCAGTAGGTACTTGTAAATGGTTATACTCAAAAGTGTGTTACAGGATCCGACTAAACTATCATATGAAGGAGAACAATCTGGTCGTTGTGCCATCAATACGCCTCAAGCCTCAACTTAATCACTATCAAATTCTACATAAATCAAGTATATagtttgttgtttttttatcaattaagtATTTAGTTTCTACATTAAAACCAGAGAGGAAGGTAAAACCTGGTTACAACTTACATTAGGACGGCACTGGCTTCTTTGGATACCGATGGTGATGAAGGTGGCGCCAATAGGAATTTGAGTTTCCAGACTGTGTTTCACCTCAGTTCCAttttggtgaagccatctcgcTGTTAGAAAATCTCGAAGGATTTAACGGTGATGAATCAGATCAAGAACCCAAAGAATGTGAACTTAACGATTAGGATAAACACGTAGTTTGGAGCTCATCGAGACCAGTTGCAGAAGTCTGGGAAGTTGGATGATGACTTTCTGTTATCCTTGGCTTTTGAAGATGAGAGTTTGCTGATTTCTTCATGGTCAGTGTTTGGTCGACGACAGAGATTTAGTGCTGGAAATACAAACCCAAAAATCAACTCGACAGGTTCAATCATCAGTCGattcaaaataaatagaaacaccccaaaaaaatcaaatatcagatccaataaatttttaaactacAACTTAATTtggtttttaccaaaaaacccaataaccaaatacacagAAAGCttgcatatatattataaaacaaatttagagGGGGAGAGATAAGAGCCACCTTGATCCAGAGTTGTTGACATTGACATGACCGGGGAAATATAGATTCTACGTCGTAGTTCTTCTTCTCCTCGGCAAAATTGGATGTGAAGAGGTAGATTATATAGTGATTGCACTAAATGATAAAGCTTTATGAGTCACAATTTTAACGTTACAGAGGAGAAGAGGTGAAACGGTTGGGTTTCTTCGAGGAAAAGGAGGAAGTTGAAGTCGATGCAATCGAACTAATTTTTGACGTGTGAGGAATATATGACATGACACAATACGACTCTATGATTGGTCTGAATTATTAATCCGACGTGAACCCCCTTTTCATTGAGGATATCTtccttttatttattgtatgtattgtATTGATATCCCATTGTCGTCGTCTTCAAACCTACACACTAAGGGAGATATCTCATGAATCATGATGAAATTGTTAACGAAACCATCGAGTCTTTTCATAAATGTATtggacaacaacaacaataacaacaacggTAGACAACAACGttatggtttgttttttttttttttttcaataatttacCACAGAACAAAACAGATTTACAAGACGGTAAAAACCTTGGAGACTGAGATAAACTGGTGGGGAGAGTAGTAAAGGTAAAATAATCCTTTTAGCATTCACATCCTGTTGACCTCTGTGGATTGCTGGTTCCGACATCAATTGTGTCGGGCATGTACCTAAGACCAATcatcaaaacaataataaacaCAAGTTCTAAGACAAAATCTCTGATCCATCAAAGCATAGAAACTTAcatttcttcctcttctccacTCTTCATTGCATTCTTGGTAATACACATGAATGCGTCTTCAACATTGGTGCCTTCTTTGGCAGAAGTTTCATAGTAAGGGATGTTTCCTTTTGAAGCACACCAAGCTCGAGCCTTCTTCTCTGAAACCACACGGCTGTTTCCACCATCCACATCGATTTTGTTACCGATGACAACAAAGGGAAAGTTCTCTGGATCAGATGGACTCGCCTGtgaaaatcacaataaccaaaCATTAAAGCAATATGCTTTTCATTGAGCAAGGACAATGGAGCATGAATACACACATACCTGGATCAGAAACTCTTCCCTCCAGTTGTTGAGATCCTCAAATGATTTGGCGGAGTTGACATCATAGACAAGTACACAGCAATCAGCACCGCGATAAAAAGCTACACCAAGGCTCTGGAACCTTTCTTGACCAGCCGTGTCCCATATCTATGGTCAAACAAAAAAGGGCAGAGATTGACTAAAAAGATCAGCCAGAAGCTCATAAAGTAATCAACTTTATTCTGCCACTTAGGAGTGACATTAAAACCAAGTAACTAAGCAAGTGCAATCTacccaaagataaaaaaaaaaaaaaaaaaacaaatttacttatataaaagcGCTGAGACAAGACAAACCTGCAAAGTGAAGATGCGGTCTTCATAGTGTACTTCCTTAGTCAAGAAATCGGCACCAATGGTGGCCTTGTACTGGTTGCTAAACTTCTTGTTAACATATCTGAAAACGTGGTGTTAAAGTAAAACAAGGACACAAACTTATCTATATAACTCAGAAAAAGAACAGATTCCATTGTAGCTTCCAGTTAAAACACCATTAACACACAACTTAGGATACTGATTCATCAAAGAGGTCTTCCCCACCCTGCAAAAATCACAAGTCCAACAATGAATGGAATTATAACTTAAATGAATGGAATCACCACAGACAATAAACCCCATTTGCTGAGATCTGATTCACGACTTCCCCATGAGAGCTAAGTAAGTCTTTGATTACCAGTTTACAACTTTACTAATTCAATTCCAACAAGCTACACAATAGACATAAACCAAACATCTAAGACCAGCCCGATTCAGATCGAATCCAATTAAAGATTAGAATATTACTCATCGAAAACACTAaagaagcagagagagagagagagagttgacgGACCCGCTATCGCCGAGGATGATGACTTTGAGGAGAGTTCTTCTACGGGAAGGCATCGAAACTCAGATAAGAGATGAGATTCAACGATGGAGGGATGGGATCTCTGTCTGCGATTTCTATGAAAGTCGgtgtttgttttcttcttctcttctcgctTGTCCTTTGAGCATAAAGCTGTTGCTGCTCTGTCTTTCAATTATACAAAAgtgaaaatagtttttaataattatcttttatatattaaaagaaaagtcaCGACTTTGATtcatctataattttttttaaaaatagacatAATAGACCTATATTCCTATAAAGTcattacatttaatctctaatcttatcatttaaatttaagacctaccaaatttttttattgggatatcaataattggatttaaacaataaatgatccattagatttatagatagtataaattaaatagatataatttaatgtattaatattatacctccatatgttaattatttaaatattttttgatgttgacttttaaaattataaatattttttaaataacaaaaatcatattatctaacaataattaaattttactaccttaaaccaatgaaaacaaattaactatatactttattttaaaaattaaacaaaaactaaatgtttaattatttactcgataatataaatctatgaagcgaaatgTTAcgatttttgaatatgacaataaaacaatattttactaataaatatatatagttacgattttaataatgaaataataatccaaaaaaatatatatagaagaagatacaaatacatgtgaaagtttgaaataatcTATTACCGTatacttattatattttaaaaattgatagacacatatatattataatatataccaatttagaattgaaaacaaaatgtttatataaaaataaatgaaaacaaaaatctgcgtAGATCGAAatctagttttaatttttatttttggggaTTTTAGTAGTTTGACTTTATTATTTTGGACCTTTAAAAATGTGGATATCTAAAGAAACAGAGTGCAACGTTTTATTATGGGCCAATCAAAAACCCTTTTTGGTCTCTTGGAGAATATCTCATTAATGAAAGTGCTATGAATTACTTCCAAGTTCCAACATTACCTTCTTTCAATCGAAATTTGAACATCTTTATAATCTTCCAAAATATGATGAATCTGGCGGTGATGGGTTGGTTTCGAATTCTGGTTTGGTTTTCGAATTCGAAACCAACCCATCACCGCCAGATTCATCATATTCCCGTTTCTTAAAACTTAACAGAAACAAATTAGGGATTTAGTTTTTGGGAGAAGATGATTTAGAGgtataataatattaactatTAGTATTCATACATGTCGATGGAATCGTAAGTGGTCTAGTGGTTTAGGTTTGTAACAAGGAAACTTTGGTCTCATGTTCGATTCCCTTGTACaccaattattttaaaattccaaaaaatgaCGTCGTATGAATTTAACAAAGAGCAGAGACGGAAATTAACCTCGTTAACTCAATCTGTTAACCCTTTTAACGACCTATTAAAATTGGCTTCGTCAAACTTAGTTGAGGCATTATATTGCTAGTCACGATAAATTGATGCTTTAAATGGTCCACGATAAAGTTCATGCTTTTTCAACCAAATTAGAAAGTTCATGAtttaaatgactattttctctttaataattatttaattttaatttttaggatTTTAGTAGTTTGACTTGACAGTTTTGGgtctttaaaaaagaaaacagagtgTAACGATTTATTATGGGCCAATCAAAAAGCCTTTTTGGTCTCTTGTAGAGGACACAACTTGAATTTAAAACTTCCAACATTACCTCTTTTCGATCTAAATTTCAACATCTTTATATTGACTCTCTttgtaaaacataaaacacacaaaactaTTAATTCTCAAGTAAATCAGACAATTTTGGATTAATAGGTTTTTGTGGGTATTCATCAAATCGAATCTTCGTAATTTGATGTATGGAGTTTTATTAGTTGAACAAGAGGATCAACATCTGAGagaaaaattttgttatgaagATATTTCTCATTACGTAAAGTTGAGTACAATGTACAAATTATATACAAACTACACTAAACCAAAAATGATTAAACCGGCAAAAGGAAACCGGAAATAACCGAACTAATTAACTCAATAGGCCCCCTCAAGAGGGAACAATGGTTTAGTGAGAATATCAGCAATTGGATCCTTTGTTCTGACATGAAGAGTCTTGAGTAAACCCTTATCAATATTCTCACGAACTGTGTGACAATCAAATTCAACATGTTTGGTACATTCATGAAAAACCGGATTCGTAGCAATATAGATTGCATCGGTACTATCAGAGAAG
The window above is part of the Brassica napus cultivar Da-Ae chromosome C8, Da-Ae, whole genome shotgun sequence genome. Proteins encoded here:
- the LOC106419755 gene encoding ras-related protein RABG3e, with translation MPSRRRTLLKVIILGDSGVGKTSLMNQYVNKKFSNQYKATIGADFLTKEVHYEDRIFTLQIWDTAGQERFQSLGVAFYRGADCCVLVYDVNSAKSFEDLNNWREEFLIQASPSDPENFPFVVIGNKIDVDGGNSRVVSEKKARAWCASKGNIPYYETSAKEGTNVEDAFMCITKNAMKSGEEEEMYMPDTIDVGTSNPQRSTGCEC